The genomic stretch CCTAACCTGTCCAACAAAAGGGGTTCACTCCACACATCGTATAGGGGGTGAATCCCAATCGGTTCAACCGATTCCACATAAGGACAAGCCGCATAGGCGCTTATGACTTCATCGAGGGTATTATTCCCGCCGAACGTTACGATACGATATCCGGTCAGGTCAGGAAGACCTGGTTCGATGGTGGCGCCGGGGAATTCTTCCTCCATAGCTGTGACCCCGAATCTCCGAGTCAGGGCATCTATGGAGGGGATACCGGTTAAGACCTCCCCTTTGGCGGCAATAGGAAGCCTTGGACCGATAATACTCCTGAACTTGACCACGAACTGGTCGGGGACATACTGCGTTCCTTCAGATGATCCCTGAAACGGAACATATACAGTATTGTCCGCGGAAATAGAGACTGTGATAAATAATAGAGAAATTAGAAGGAATAGAGCCTTCCTCATACTCAACCTCCAAATAATCGGGTGATTGGGAGCTACAAGTTGACTGTCAGAGCCTGATAACGCTTTGTACTTTCTGTGACACCTCCTTTCAAAAAAAAAGGAAAAGACCGAATGAAAAACGCCCGTGGTTCATTCGATCTTCTCCTCGTGCCCTTATTTTTCCGGGTCTTTTTTAAATCCAAACTATTACCTCTGGAGCTACAGAGAACGGATTCCGTATTATCGTTCATTTTCTTTTAAAATTTTCTGTCAGTTTCCATATTTCCGCTGGACAAGATGGCTGTTCTGTCAGATAATGAATTGAATGGGAAATTTGCGGAGGGTTTCATTATGACACCCAAGAATCCGGATAGATAGATATATGAAAATTCCACCTCCAAAATTGCATGGGCAGTATTATATTCCGGAAGAGACATACCGGAACTGGTGTAAATGACTGATATCTCCTTGACTGATTACGAACTCTGGCAGAGAATTATTGAAGGCGACAGCAAAGCCTGGGGGATTCTGGTGCAGAAGTATCAGCCTCTGGTCTATGCCGTATCGACCCGGGCCGGACTTTCGATGGCCGATGCCGCCGACTGTTTCCAGCAAACCTGGATACTTCTTTTTGAACATCGCCTGCGTCTTAAAGACCCCTCACGCCTGTCCGCCTGGCTGGTTACTACCGCCAAAAGGGAAGCAATACGGTTACGGCGTCGGGCCGATAGGCGGGGGGAAGAACCGGATTATCCCTCGCTGGTGGCTCTGGAGCCACTTCCCGATGAGGAATTGGAACAATTGGAGTGTCAGGCTCAACTGGAAATTGCCCTCAGAGAGATAGACCTCCGCTGCCGCAAAGTGTTGGAGGCTTTCTTCTTTGCACCAGAGGAGAAATCGTATGAGGAAATTGCAGGAATCTGCGGAATTTCGGTCAACAGCCTTGGGCCGATACGGATGCGTTGTCTTGCAAAATTGAAAAATATACTGATAAAAATGGGGTATCTGGAAGAACGGAAGGATGATAAAAGGACTCTGTAGATATGAAAACCAGGAGCAAGATGTCAGAAAGGCATTTGGATAGAAAAGAGCTAATTGAGGCATCGAAAAAGTATAAAGGAAAACTGACCGGGCATCTCGCCAAATGCAGAGAATGCCGGGAGACCCTTGAACTTCTATTAAAATTTCCGGTCGTCGGTCAGCTTACTTTACGCGATGCCCCCGCCGGATGGGTCAGCAAAGCCATGGCTCTGGCCGAGAAGAAAACGGCGTTAAAGAGAGTTTCACAGGCGCTGGCGCAACTGATTTTTGACTCATGGGCGATGCCTGAACCGGTCGGTGTCCGCGGGCCGGGGGCCATAGAGCACAGACGTCTCCGCTTTGAAGCCTCAGGTATAACCATGGATTTGCGTGCGGAACAAACCAAAAAGGAGTGGAGTATCGTTGCCCGGATAGCAGGTAACTACCTGGCACCAGCGGTACTTTTGTCGGATCGCGATGAACATTATGCTGATGAAGACGGGATGTTCCAATGGGTGGGACAAAGGCCGCCGCGTCATCTAAAAATCAGACTGCTGGATAAAATCATAGAACTTCCGGAGTTAGTGTGGAAGAAACCCCGCAGGAAATAGCCGCATTGAAATTCCTCAAAACCGGCAAAATGCCGGCCCTGGGCGAAGAGGCCTTAGCCGCCGAATGCGACCGCCTGATTCAGAAGGCGATGCATCGATCGTTAAAAGCGGCACTCCCGATCGCTCGCAAATTCGCCCACCATGCAATAAAATATCATGGTCTCAGGCTGACCGCTTATCGCGCTCTGGCACGTGTCACGCATATGAGCGGTAAACATCGTGAGGCACTCAAGGCATATCTAAAAGCTCTCGCCCTAGCCGCAAGAGAGCCGTTAGTGCGCGCCCGAATTGATAGAGCTCTTATCGATGTCTATATGTACCTCGGTGATTTCAGGAAATCACAGAATCATGCGCGGTCGGCTTTGAAAACCTTCGCAGCCCTTAAAACCGAATCGGATTTGGCGCAGACATGGGTGAATTTCGGCAATCTTCTTCATCGACAGGACAGACATCGCGATGCGGAGAAACTTTACCGACAGGCGGCGGAATTCTTTGAAAAGACCGATAATAAAACGGCAACCGCGCGTTGCTACTATAATCGGGCCAATACTCTCGTTCAATTATTTGATTTTCCTGAGGCGGAAAGGTTATATCGAGCGGCACTGGAGATCAATACCGCCGCCGGCTTCACGCTGGAGGCGACCGATGCCCGTTATGGCCTGGCCTGGCTGCGAATGCTGGAAGGAAAATTCCATGAGGCCCTGCTGGATTTGAATGCCTGCGAAAAGGCGTTTCGCGTAGGAGGCGATCCGCGCGGAGAAGCATTGTGCATTTTGGATCGAGCCGAGGTCTATCTGGGGCTGGGCCTGTATTATGATGCTCTTTATTCGTCACGCATGGCCCAGAAACTTTTTTCTCGACTGAAACTTGAATATGAACATTCCAAAGCATCACTCTTCAGAGGTCAGGCGGCCTCGGCATTGGGGCTGAAACAAGAAGCCAGAATAGCCGAAGAGGCGGCTCTAAAGGGATTTTACAAAGAAAAAAATAAGGGATTTCTTGGAGTGGTGCATCTTCTGGCGGCAGATCTGGCAGGCGAGAATGCAGGCAGGCACAGACTTGAAATCAGAACAGCGCGGCATCTTTTCAGGGATGCCCAATTGCCTCTATGGAAAGCGGTCTGTGATTTGAGGATGACTTCCAATACCAGGGAGGCCGCCTCCGCCTTTAAGCGCCTGGCCGCCAATCCTGCGACCAGAAATGTTCCCCATCTTTATACCGCCTGGCAGACAGCCTTTGGCGATTATAAATACAATCGGAGACTAAAACATGAAGCGCGTTGGCACTGGAAACAGGCAGCAGATAAGCTTGATATGGTTCGGGCGCAACTGCCGCCATTGGAACTGCGGGGAGCATACGCCCGTCGCTTCAGTTCGCCGCATCTTCGGCTGATTGCTGCCGAGTTAGAACAAAACCCTCAAGCCGCCGCGGTTTGGTCGGAAAGATATAAGACCGCCGGTCTCTGGGCACCGATTGTCGCGGATGATGCTGATCCTGCCCGCCGCCGGGTTCAAGACAGTCTCGCCCGTTTGGCTTCGGAAATTGCCATCCTTTCCAGCCGGATTACCGGTCGAAGCGGCGAACGAAATCTGGTGGCTTCTTCGGAGGGGAAGGGATTTTCTGAATTGCAGAAGCGTCTCCGTGGGGAAATGGCCGCCCTGGAAAAGATGCCAGGAACCTCTTATCTTTCGGAAGAAGAACTGATTCGCCAAATGGTTGAAATATCGCATCGTTTTCCAATTATACAATTCCATTTGCAGGGAAATGAGATAATTGCTTTTGTCCATCAGGATGGCAAGACAACAGTGCGTCGTTATCATGATGGCCGACAATATCTTGCCGGATTGATGCGGAGGTGGCAATTCATTCTGGAAAGCGAAATCCTCTCTCAATATTTGACAGGTCTTAACCGGTCCAATGCGGAGAATATGATATGGCAGGAATTGGGGAATAGACTCTGGCGCCCCCTTAATGTACCTGATGGTACAGAAAAGGTATTAATAATATCGGAAGGGGAATTGGCCAACCTTCCCTGGTCGGCCCTGATTGTCAACGGTGAGCCCCTTTTTAAAAGGCATCATTTCATACATGCCCCCAGCATCAGGCATTTCCTTGCCGCCGAACGGCGAAAAATATCGTCCTCAAAAGTAGAGCTGTTTCGGGGTAAAGCTCTTGACCTTCCGTCAGTTGACCGCGAACTGTCTCTTCTCCTGGCAAAAGCCGGTGCACGTGCCACAATCCACAATCCCTGCCACCGCGATGATTGGGTGTCAAGCGGTGAAGCCAATCTCTGGCATTATTCCGGACATGCTGTCATGCGAAATGATAATCCCTTCTATTCCTATCTTTCCCTGGAGGATGGCCCGATTTTTGCAGCTGATTTTCGATTGATGAATTGCAATGTTAATCTGGTTACTTTGGCGGCCTGTCGCTCGGGCGAGGAGGTAGCTATGCCGGGTGAGGAATCGACCGGTTTAGTACGTTCTCTGCTTGAGATGGGCGCCAGAAATATTATCGCCAGCCATTGGCCGGTTTCCGATGAAACCACGGTTCTCTGGATGAGAGCATTTTATGATAGATATTTTGATGGTGATACAATCCTTGATGCGTCCCGCTATGCCTCAGGAACGGTCCGAGATCAATATCCCTCGGCCTATTACTGGGCGGCCTTCTCCATCTCGGGCGCTGGTGATATAGGAGGATGATATTATGAATAAGATGAGACTTTACTTTTCGTTACCGACAATCCTCATAATAATGAGTATCCTGGCATCGCCCCTTCCGGCACAGAAACCACCCGGTGGATTCAAGCCGGACGAGCTCATCTGTAAGATGGAGCCCGGGTTTGGCATTGAAATAATCAATGCCGCTTACGGCACGGCGACAAAGAGCCAGCAGCCCCAGACCAACTGCTATCTATTGATGATAACTCAGGGACAGGACGCTGAGAGTCTGGCTACCGTAATAGATGCCCGTCCCGATGTCGTCTATTGCCGTCCGAACTTTTATCTCACTGCGCCGGAACCGTTTCAGCGCAGTGAGCCTTTTCTTGATGTTCAGTATATCGGTACGGTGGAATTGCAGGAAGCCGCAATAACACTTGACCTGAGTGCCGCCCATGCTATTTCCGAAGGTGAAGGAGTGAGAGTTGCTGTCATTGATGGCGGGGTGAATTATACTCATCCTTTCTTTAACTCTCTCGCCGGTAGTATTATATCCAAATGGGATTATATCGACAATGATTCCATAGCTTTTGATGAGCCGGGCGGGCCATGCTCCGGCCACGGAACCTTTGTTGCCGGCATTATAAGACTTGTGGCGCCTGCCTCCTCAATATATGTCTATCGCGTTCTCGATACGGCCGGGCAGGGCGACGGATATAATATTGCGACAGCCGTGCTTGAGGCAATTGAAGATAGTTGCCGTGTGATTAACCTCAGTCTTGGGATGTTGGGGGTACATGATGCTCTGGATGATGCCATTAGGTATGCCAAAAACCATGATGTCATGGTGGTTGCCTCGGCCGGCAATGATTCCTCAGCAGCAACTTGATCTTTCCTTTCCCGGCGACTCGTACTTACTGCCTGGCGGTGGCCGCGGTTGACTCAATCAATCGGAAAGCCGATTTCTCCAATTATGGTGATAAGGTCGATGTCTGTGCCCCGGGGACAAGAATCTATGCCCCATACCTTGATACCGGCTATGCCTGGTGGGACGGAACCAGTTTCTCAACCGCTTTTGTCACAGGTCTGGCGGGACTGATAGTATCGGTCGATCCGGCCTTGACATGGGATGAAATTGACAGCGCTATTCTCAAGTCAGCAGATAATATTGACCTGCTCAACCCCGGCTTGGAAGGCATGCTCGGATGGGGCGTAATAAATATTACGGCCGCATTGTCATCAATTGTCTCTCATTTTGAAGGTGGCGATGTTAATGGCGACGGGAGCCTGAATATCATGGATGTCAGCTATTTTATCAATTTCTTATATAAAGATGGTCCTCCCCCGGTTGCCTTTGATATTGCCGATGTCAACGGCACCGGAACATTGAACATACAGGATATAACTTATTTGATCAATTACCTGTATAAGGATGGCCCACCTCCCAGATAGGCCAAATTCCTCTTTCCGGTAGCCTCTATTGGGTAAAGCCTGCATCAAGATAGATGCAGGCTTTTTATTTGTCTGCATTTTCGTTGTGGCGACAGGCCCGTGGGCGGCAAAATCCAGGCAATTTTCAATCAATTATTTCCCTAAGAGCCGAACGAAATATCAAAATCCCATCTCTGTAGCTATTGAAAGCACAGAAGTAGAAATTCACACTTAAGGAGGTCCGTAATGAAACGTTTGTGGAGTATTTGGGGGATAACGATTCTGGTGGCGATCGTGGCTCTGGTGGGAGGGTGTTCTCGGGACAAGATAATTGGGCAGGTCGAGAATCCCGCCGATTATTCGAGTTGGGATCCGGCAGGTCTTTATGCATCCCCGGGCGACTCTGTCCAATTCTCCGCGCGCGTCCGGACTACTGACCAGAACCGCAGGATGCTGACGTTCAACGGGATAAGCGATACGGTTATAGCAGCGCACAACTGCGAGATTGTCCGCCTCAATAATAATAACTCTGAAGCGCCTATCCCCTTCGGCGATATCCAGCCCGATGATTCTGTTGAAATCAAAGGAGTGCGTCAGCAGAATAAATATGTTCTGGCGCATAAGATCCGCAATTGCACCCGCATGGGCAACTTTGATCTTTCTTTCCGAGATACCATTCTTACGATTGATTATGACGCCATGACATTTACAGTTTCCAATCGCTCGGAAACAATCATGGCCGACTCCAATACCATTATCAGGGGAACTTTGACACGCAGAATCGCATATGACGACCATATTAACGGCGAGACTCCGGGCAGTGGCACCGCCGGCAAGCTTATAAATCAGTATATGTATTCTGCACAGGATACTACTCTGAACTTCGCCGATCTTACTATTGGTAATGTTGTCGAAATCAGAGCGAACATCCTTGATTCCGTGACCCTCCTGGCGCTTTATATTCATGTGGCCAACTGCCAGGACAAGCCCCAGCAATGCACGCAGTTTACCGCTCCTCTGGCAAGTGTGGATATCGCGGCCAAAATAGTAACCTGGGAGGGGTATAACTGGACCGGCCTGGTTTGTAAGGGAACCCAGTTGCTTGCTGCTGATGGAACCACCGAATTGACTCTGGCCGATTTTGCAGTAGGAGAGATGGTGGCGGTAAAGGGACTGCCACTGGTCGGAGATACACTAAAGGTCTGTAAAATGGAGAAGGCGGCAGAATGACGCGGTAACCTCGACTATCGACGCTTAGGTCAAAGCGCCGAACCTCTTTCCTTAGGTTGGGGTACAGATGGGTGAGCCAAGGGTCTCACCCATCTATTTATATATATACACTGATCTTACTCTTAAATTTGCGGCTAGCCTGTTCCAGAATCTTCTTAATTACTTCAGCATTGACAATTGGAACTGATATTCCCATATGGCGCAAAGGATAGAAGGCGATGTCCATGGCGCCGCTTCAGATTCACAGGTTTAGACTTTGTCATTTTTCTGGAGAACTCATAATGTGCAAAGACTGAACAGTCATTGGTGAACGGATTTGAGTCGGACATTCTCTGTTACATGGATGCGACAGATCTAATCGTCAGGTATTTGATCTGTCACTGGGCTCGGAGGGATATTACGCTGTGTTACCTCCGACAGGAATGGTACGGCAAAACCTAATAAATGAGGAGGAAGTAACCAATAATTTGATACACTGATTTGGTCCTCATCGGATGATAAGACCATTATTCCCAAATAGAATCGGAGTATCTGGAGGAAATGATCATTTTGAGGAGGAACCAAGTATGAAACTCTCTTTAATCACATTCCAAAGATCGCTTCCCATATTTCTCTTGCTGCTTGTGTTCTCACTTTTCACGGGTTGCAGCAAAGACAGTGCAACAGCCCCCCTGAATACTGATATCCCAACCGCCAACAAGGATATAAGTGAAGCGGTGGCAGGCTCCATAGCAATGGATAATGGCGGTATTGTTGACCAGCTCGCAGATTTGGCAGCGATAGCCACCGAATCGGATTCATTTACAGTAGCCAAATTATGGGCGGGGAGCATTGGAGCACCAAATTATGATTCGGCAACGGGAACTTGGCGACTGCAATTCACTAGGGAACGCGGAG from Candidatus Zixiibacteriota bacterium encodes the following:
- a CDS encoding sigma-70 family RNA polymerase sigma factor; amino-acid sequence: MTDISLTDYELWQRIIEGDSKAWGILVQKYQPLVYAVSTRAGLSMADAADCFQQTWILLFEHRLRLKDPSRLSAWLVTTAKREAIRLRRRADRRGEEPDYPSLVALEPLPDEELEQLECQAQLEIALREIDLRCRKVLEAFFFAPEEKSYEEIAGICGISVNSLGPIRMRCLAKLKNILIKMGYLEERKDDKRTL
- a CDS encoding CHAT domain-containing protein; translation: MEETPQEIAALKFLKTGKMPALGEEALAAECDRLIQKAMHRSLKAALPIARKFAHHAIKYHGLRLTAYRALARVTHMSGKHREALKAYLKALALAAREPLVRARIDRALIDVYMYLGDFRKSQNHARSALKTFAALKTESDLAQTWVNFGNLLHRQDRHRDAEKLYRQAAEFFEKTDNKTATARCYYNRANTLVQLFDFPEAERLYRAALEINTAAGFTLEATDARYGLAWLRMLEGKFHEALLDLNACEKAFRVGGDPRGEALCILDRAEVYLGLGLYYDALYSSRMAQKLFSRLKLEYEHSKASLFRGQAASALGLKQEARIAEEAALKGFYKEKNKGFLGVVHLLAADLAGENAGRHRLEIRTARHLFRDAQLPLWKAVCDLRMTSNTREAASAFKRLAANPATRNVPHLYTAWQTAFGDYKYNRRLKHEARWHWKQAADKLDMVRAQLPPLELRGAYARRFSSPHLRLIAAELEQNPQAAAVWSERYKTAGLWAPIVADDADPARRRVQDSLARLASEIAILSSRITGRSGERNLVASSEGKGFSELQKRLRGEMAALEKMPGTSYLSEEELIRQMVEISHRFPIIQFHLQGNEIIAFVHQDGKTTVRRYHDGRQYLAGLMRRWQFILESEILSQYLTGLNRSNAENMIWQELGNRLWRPLNVPDGTEKVLIISEGELANLPWSALIVNGEPLFKRHHFIHAPSIRHFLAAERRKISSSKVELFRGKALDLPSVDRELSLLLAKAGARATIHNPCHRDDWVSSGEANLWHYSGHAVMRNDNPFYSYLSLEDGPIFAADFRLMNCNVNLVTLAACRSGEEVAMPGEESTGLVRSLLEMGARNIIASHWPVSDETTVLWMRAFYDRYFDGDTILDASRYASGTVRDQYPSAYYWAAFSISGAGDIGG
- a CDS encoding S8 family serine peptidase, which translates into the protein MNKMRLYFSLPTILIIMSILASPLPAQKPPGGFKPDELICKMEPGFGIEIINAAYGTATKSQQPQTNCYLLMITQGQDAESLATVIDARPDVVYCRPNFYLTAPEPFQRSEPFLDVQYIGTVELQEAAITLDLSAAHAISEGEGVRVAVIDGGVNYTHPFFNSLAGSIISKWDYIDNDSIAFDEPGGPCSGHGTFVAGIIRLVAPASSIYVYRVLDTAGQGDGYNIATAVLEAIEDSCRVINLSLGMLGVHDALDDAIRYAKNHDVMVVASAGNDSSAAT
- a CDS encoding S8 family serine peptidase, with translation MIFPFPATRTYCLAVAAVDSINRKADFSNYGDKVDVCAPGTRIYAPYLDTGYAWWDGTSFSTAFVTGLAGLIVSVDPALTWDEIDSAILKSADNIDLLNPGLEGMLGWGVINITAALSSIVSHFEGGDVNGDGSLNIMDVSYFINFLYKDGPPPVAFDIADVNGTGTLNIQDITYLINYLYKDGPPPR